The following are encoded together in the Humulus lupulus chromosome 5, drHumLupu1.1, whole genome shotgun sequence genome:
- the LOC133778403 gene encoding AT-hook motif nuclear-localized protein 5-like yields the protein MDGREAMALSGGSASFYLHRGGLGGSGSGSQPPGLHAPSGFRPLSNTGIPNQPNVRNNNSMGPSFSVEPSRANFPHGTRMVVNPGMPSSEPVKKKRGRPRKYGPDGPVSLRLSSMSATQNLSPGSAPSGPKRSRGRPRGTGRKQQLASLGEWMNNSAGVAFAPHVITIGVGEDVVSKLLSFAQQRPRALCILSGSGIVSSVSLRQPASTGVSITYEGRFQILCLSGSYLVAEEGGPRHRTGGVSVSLASPDGQVVGGGVAVLMAASPVQVVVCSFVHGNAKFKSSKQETSGPKSDESSEPHHRSMSIDKLATPSSAPPPTTHQNYTPTASGIWPGARAGVDLRTPHHTGIDLTRG from the exons ATGGATGGGAGAGAAGCCATGGCATTGTCTGGTGGGTCAGCTTCATTCTACTTGCATAGGGGAGGGCTTGGTGGTTCTGGGTCTGGATCACAACCTCCAGGATTACATGCCCCATCTGGGTTTAGGCCCTTGTCAAATACTGGCATTCCAAACCAACCCAATGTCAGGAACAACAACTCTATGGGACCGTCATTCTCAGTAGAGCCTTCTCGTGCCAATTTTCCTCATGGCACTAGAATGGTTGTCAATCCTGGAATGCCTTCCAGTGAGCCTGTAAAGAAAAAGAGAGGGAGGCCTCGAAAATATGGCCCTGATGGGCCAGTTTCTTTGAGACTTTCTTCCATGTCTGCAACTCAAAATCTTTCACCAGGTTCAGCTCCCTCGGGCCCCAAGCGGAGTAGAGGCCGGCCACGTGGGACTGGGAGGAAACAACAGTTAGCTAGTCTTG GTGAATGGATGAATAACTCAGCAGGAGTTGCTTTTGCACCACATGTTATCACCATTGGAGTTGGAGAG GACGTTGTCTCTAAACTTTTATCGTTCGCCCAACAGAGGCCAAGAGCTCTGTGCATATTGTCAGGCAGTGGTATAGTCTCTTCGGTCTCACTACGTCAGCCTGCTTCTACTGGTGTCAGTATCACATATGAG GGCCGTTTCCAAATTCTTTGCTTGTCAGGTTCTTACTTAGTTGCTGAGGAAGGTGGTCCCCGCCATCGAACTGGTGGTGTTAGCGTTTCCCTTGCTAGTCCAGATGGTCAAGTTGTTGGTGGTGGTGTGGCAGTGCTTATGGCGGCTAGCCCTGTCCAG GTAGTAGTTTGCAGTTTTGTACATGGTAATGCCAAGTTCAAGAGCAGTAAGCAAGAAACCAGTGGCCCCAAGAGCGACGAGAGTTCTGAGCCTCACCATCGTAGTATGAGTATCGATAAATTAGCTACACCATCTAGTGCTCCTCCTCCCACTACTCATCAGAATTATACACCCACTGCTAGCGGAATTTGGCCCGGTGCACGGGCGGGGGTTGATCTGAGAACTCCCCACCACACCGGCATCGACTTGACTCGTGGTTGA